A region of the Dermacentor albipictus isolate Rhodes 1998 colony chromosome 4, USDA_Dalb.pri_finalv2, whole genome shotgun sequence genome:
GGCTTCAGCAAATGAAAtgcactctttaaaacatttcacaTCCTTTGCAGGTGTAAGAAGCACAGATCTTTGTCCACAAACAATAATTGTCTGTCTTGCTTGAGTTCCCTTGAAAATTGTGTGCTTGCTGCTTTCCTGTAAAGAATGCTCTGTTATGCTAATAACACACATGCCATTAGTGACCTGGAAGCACTGGGTGTGTAGCGTTAAAGCGTTATGCATGCAATATCGATTATGATTATTGTTTAGGGAGAAAATAACCCTCAAAGGATGCAAACTTAGAGTGTAGCGGTGCCGTCTATCACTGTTAGGGGAACAGAGAGCGCCACGGTTGTGTTGTTAAAAGCTGTCCATTCCTTGTCTGCAGATGACGGATGCTTATGAGTTATTCTCAACAATGTGAGAAAGTACCGCATCCAAGTGTGGTTTAATCAAAATACCTTGTGGAACCCTCTATTTCGGCTGAATTTTAGGGGGACGGAGTCAGCAGTTTGGCTGCAGAAGCCAGTTATAGACAGGCTGTAGAGCACGGCATAAATATTCAACAGTATTGCCATCACATACCATGTGGACAAAAATAATTTTGACAAACTCAACTGCCCTCTATTATTGCTGCAAGAAATTTAAAGGCCAGCTGCAACAAGGTTTCATTTTGGCTCTAAGTGTATAAGTCatacctcgatataacgaagtcggtgAAATCAAATTTTCTTCAATATATCGAAATTTTGTATTGAAATTCTACCTTTTATGCGAATAAGTACAGTCATCGATAGGTTTTTCATACACGGAAAGGGGTCGCAGTATCTTTCTAATTTGTGGCAATCGAAAAAAGGAAACTTGAATgaaaaaacaattcattttgatgaattcaGGGTGGGCGACGACTGATACTGTTTCATGCCATGTCGATACCttcacaacggcagtacgaattaagcgaagccagccgcACTTTCGCATGTACTccgcccccgcggctgatagcatTGTTGGCACTGGGacgatgctatcatgaaaagcgccagcagcttcgtctgcctctcgctccaacaagTCATCGAAACTCGAGATTCCATAACAACTAAAACTAAACGCGCAGGAAGACAGCTTGCAAGACGCCATGCTGTCTCAGCACGCCCACTTTTTGCACATGTGGccgattacctctaaagcagggtgcgcggcagTGATGCACTCAGCCCCCCTTACAGTGTGCGCAAGCACGGCCCAGATGCGCGCCAACTGACGCTTCCCCCCCTTCCCCACGTCCCTTCGTGCATTTGATCATTCGTGCTTGATCACCGCAAGCTGGCTCCCCTCCTCCTCTTTCGCTTTGCTTGCGCAGGAAGGCAGCATTCCTGAAGCCATCatttttcttgtctcaccctcgcacactttcaattgcacttggactttatacggagcatgATGCGGCTCTATTTAAATGGTTGCTCATGTTGAGAGGCGcttttgcaagcagctgcttgtaattcaatcaaatcaaatttatttcacaTCTGTACATGATGTACGcggcacagacaaaaagccagTCAATTTGGCTTGAAATTTGTGCACAAAATAAACGAAAACAAGAATTAGCAACAGCAATCGGACATTCTTAGGTAGCATTATACAAAAGCAAGAGAAGAATCTAAATGTATGcaatgaaaaaagagaaaaaagaaagtgttatTCAAACAAGGACAATCATCATTGTtgctcagaaaaaagaaagaattctaAACACCAATCGGACATTGTTAGGTAGCATTTCAACTATGACAAGAGAGGAATCTAAATATACGCAGTGAAGAATTGTAATCAAAGCAATGTAATACAACTTGCATACATCATTGCTGGAGAAACATAAGGAACGGAGGGAGTAATAAAAAACCAAGTTAATTTAACAAGGATGGTAATGAGTTGGAGAGAAGTTGTGTACCATAATTGGTGCGTGTCTGGGGTATGAACGAGGTCACATTATGACAAGCATTGTATTTTTTTATGCTTTTGGATAAGTTGGATAGGTGTTCAGTAATGTGATTTTCTCGCATTTTTTCCCTAAGGTACCGTTGCAAGAGCAATTCATTGAATAGTAAGCTTACAGGACAAACTTGAAGTTTCTTAAAAAAAGGTTCAGTGGGTTCGTCGTAGGCTGAGTTGCTGATTGCAtgcacagccttttttttttttttgtagtagaGAAAGCTTTGTAATGTTTGACCCTGCAGTGTTGCCTCAGACAAGGTGACAGTATTTTAGgtgtgaaaaaaagagagagttaTAGCTTGATGAAAGTGGGCAGAGAAAAGCATACCTTTGCAAGGGCACCCACGACGCGTGCAAGTTTACCGCTGCAAGTTCACCGCTGAGCATGTTGAAATGTTTATTCCAGGTTAAATGTTCCTCAAAAATGATGCCAAGGCATTTAACCGAGGAGGTTATATCAACATGCGAGTTCCCTAAAACTATACGGTCAGTAATATTAGTCCTGGAATTTTTAGGCTGAAATAGaatggcttttgttttgtttgcgttGATGATTACAGTCATTTACAATCATTACAATCATTTGACCTTtcgtggaagtttccatttattgtctcggcattcctttgcggtggcagcgaaatttcgttatattgaaatcgcgtGCAAACacagtttgttatattgaggttctaaatataTGGTGGCCTATgtacaagaggttatgaaaagttgaATGCTTTGTTATATAGAAAATTTGGTTATGTCGAAGTtagttatatcgaggtttaacttaCTATCAAGACATCTTAGCAAAGTTGAATTGCTGGCAGTTGATTAATTTTCCTATTAACTGCTTTTAAATAGCACTCAAGCAGATGCATCGGGTACATGGTGGTTAAAAAACTGCAgaatatggcctctgagatttttaGTACACCGTAGTTGCTACATGATCTCTGAGATCATGTCCAGGCAGCACGCTGGTTCTCGATGATCAAGGTCTTGTATCAGTTCTAGTGAACAGTAATGGCAGTGTTTTTCTGTGAATATGACAAACATTTTGCAACATTTAGTAAAGTGATGAATGGGGCTAGATGGTGCATGGTGCGATTCTTTCTGTGTTAAAACTCAGCCCAAGACAACAATGTTTTTACGACGTGATTTCAAACATAAAGCATATTTCAAACAAACCTGACAGGGAGGCTGCCCTTTATCTACACTGGAAACAAAACTGCTTATGCTGTCCAAAATTTGGTTGGAGTACGCCTTTAACAGATGTTACTTTTTAAAGAAGTGCTCCAAAAGTTGCTTTGCAGAGATTGTTGTTCGAAGCGgcaaccagcaaaaaaaaaaaaagcataagtgTCAATGTAGTTGTCCACTGTTTTTGCCTGTATTGTTGTTTGTTTACAAAGTTGCGGTTTGTCTACACCTGTCATTGCACATAATTGAAAAGTGCAGTTTGTGCCCAAGCCTTAGATGCAGCCCATTAAAGGAGCAGACACAGTGAAGTTGCACTGAGATATGGCCCAGTAACTGCCACATTTGTGATATTAAAACATTCCAGTCGACTCTGAATGTTACACTTCCTTGGCTTTTGAATGTTGCATCAATAAAGTATTCTTTTATTTCAAGGCTGTGGTGCTTTTTCTATGATAAACAGACTTCCATGCATCACTTCCATGCACTTGTTTCTAAATGctttcaaatgcaagaaattaTCATGCAGGGACCTTAAATTAATCTCGTGTCACTGATACAAACCTTTTAGTTTTTTGACCCAGCAGATACATATGTGATTTGACAAGAGGGAGTTCTAGCGTGTCCGGTAGTCCAGTATAGACAAGGGCATTTACATAATACTGAATTACCGGACGCTGGTAGTGATGTCTTGCGATGCTTCACCCAAGCGCAGTTCGTTATCAAGATGTTCTCGTGTGCTATAAGTTTTCCTATGTGAAATGGTGGTATGTTGCATTACATTTTGCAAAGCTTCTGTTAATTGAATGCACAAACAAAACTAATAATTACGCTAATGaatgctttgttctttttgtcacTATCACTGTTACCAAACACACATTTTAGTGTATATCAGACTACTCCAAATCGGAGTTCATAGGAAGCTCTTGAATTTTCGCATAATTCAAAGACCGCATGAGCTTCTTGTGCAAGTCTGCATAGGAAAACAATAAGTTGCGAGCGCCATGTATAGGTGTAAGTATCGAcagggtccttcaatacttttcatctGGTCTTGAAGCTTCCGCGTAATGCTGTGGGAGAGCTTCATTTAGTGCCCGCAGCGGACACGGCACTGGTGCAAGTTGGACTGGAGCAGACGCCGAACAGACGCCACAGGCATTCTGTGTGCACACTCGCTATTGCGCAATGGTCGACTGCTTGTATCGGCATGTGAATATCGTAAAACTTAAATGCAAACAATTTCTAAACAACTACGCGTTTCATTTCCACATTAAACTGCGTTCACAATAGTGGCTTAATTCACAATTCAAATTGTACATTTGGACTTCTCCATCTTCAGAAATGGACTACACAGCAAGTTTCTGTCGTACTTTTATGTAATTGCACATAAAAATGTTGCATTTAAACCTAACCAACTGATTACTAATTATTACCAAACTAATTACATATAACCAAATAATTACTAAGCTAGCAATGCTAATCAACTGAATAATGAATAAGTAACTACTAAAGTAATTATAAAACTAATAACTAACTAATCTAACAAAGCTATTCAACTGATTAAGTTATCTAACTGAAATAAGATCACTCACTAATAACCTAACTACAATAACTAAGCAAATATAATATAACTAGCTAATCAACTAATAACTAACACACAGAACTAGCTAACCAAATAAAACTTACTTATCCAACTAACTAGTCAAAGTGCAAATGGAGACTGCCGAACGAAACAGGTTGTGCAAGGAAGGCTACTAGGGGCGAGCGGGGCCGACATCAACCATAAAACGGCGCTGTGTAAGATTCaaacacaaacatatcgcacattAAATTATTTTGCCAAAAGTTCCAGTTGCATGTTCACTCTGCAAACATGCTGAAATAAATGTGGGAGAGGCACCGTTCCTCGTGAAAAATTTGCATGATCACGCAGCCTCTACATCATCTGGTGCGGCAGATTGTTCACCTCCTACTTACTTTTGCGCCTCTGGTGCCACCTTCTGTCCCTACATAAACTTTCAAGGAAGTTTTGTGACAagatgaaaagtattgaaggGCCCCAGTAACGCGTACAGATATAAGACAAATAGATCTCCATCAGGCTGCCTGTTTCATACAAAGAAAACCTCGTGAATTCAGTCTACCTGCCAACCTGAATATCCAAAAATTTTATAGATCTCCTTTACACGACACCAGGAGACAGCTTAGCATGCATTTTTCATGCGAATGGCATCCGTGGCATTGTCAAACCAGTTTTCGTTCCGGCTATCTAGCGACCCCACAAAATATGCGGGTCAGTCTCGAGGATAGTGGAGTCCAAAACGTAGGCCATTCATatgggtatgtgccgctgttcAGTGAACCTTGTTGACACAAACTTGGGTATGGGCCCCTggatatgtgctgctcttcaatgaacctctttggcAGCAATTTGGATAAGTGCTGTTCATGAACAATGATTCACCCTTGGATGTGGCCCACTGGTGGCAGCAAACTTGAAACAGTGGAGACTGACAAGCAGCACAGTGCATTGTTTTAATGCACAGCATTTCCTTGGCTCATCCCAGATATGTTGCAGTGGGTGGGGAGGTTCCCGTCTCATTGCTTCAGGCagcttcaatttaaaaaaaaattgcctgacATTGGGGTCAAACACAGGCCAACCAGCAGAACAGCCTGATGCCTTAACCATTACACAACACTCGCCACACATATAGTACCTCAAGTGCCAACACTTACTAGCTCTTCGGTACGTCTTGAACTAGGACACAGCATGAAAGGCAACAACCACACATGGCATTGTGTGTCTCTTCTGCGTTCTCGTCTTTCGTGCCATTCCCTAGTTCAATGTGTTCAGCCAACTAGCCAACACGTTCACTTTATTAGACTTTGAACTGCATGAATGTGACATTGCATAGCACTAGGCATGCGAGAGCGTGGGCACATGTGCCAACTTCCTTTCGGCCACAAATGCAGGAATAGAACATGTGAATAACGGCGGACCTTCCCACAGCCTTCCAGGTGTGTCATATCACATGGCAAGAAGTTGCTTACAAAAATGAGTGCCTCCCCATCGTCTCTCGTGGCAGGCAGTGCTCCGAGACATTGTGTTAAATTGCACTGCTTGCAGCATCGGCCCACATTCTCCAGTCCTTTCCTTGTAGTTCTTAGTGCTACTCAGATGCTGTGAGACACTGCCTTCAGGATCCCTGCAGGTAACAGTACATGTAGTAGAATTTTTTTGCCAGAGTGTTACTAGATGTTGATCCATCTTGTAACACTTTGCAGAACCACAAACAACACTGGAGagccagctacctgcaaaatACCTTGCATAACATAGATCCCCACTCTGAGTGGAACCTGCATAAGGTTTTACATCACAGTGACTTTGCTGTTGCCAGTTCCGTCTGCTGTTGGAACTTGTCTGGATAAGCTTGCGCAAAGGCAGTTTCCTTCTGGCGTTCTTTCTCCATCAGGAGGTTTCCTAAGGTATGATCGGAGATTGACAAGGTGTTGTTTGGAGTGCTAAATATCCATTTGCATTCCTTGTAAAATTTACAGGATACCCACAGCTATCACTGCGATCCTGCAAAGCCTCTGCAATTCGTCCACAGATTTAATGCTTCCTACTTGTGTGCAGTGTATGTCATATCTCGTTTTTTTTCATGATGGCATTAGATAGGCTGGCATCTGCGGCCGCTGGCCACTGGGACAAGAACAAGGAAGTGTACAGTGGGACACGTGCCCTCCGAGTTACAACTATAAttaaagaacgagaagaaaggtggttaaccgaagggcccgatttttattaatcatatcataaaaagccaacaaagatACAAAGGAAAACATAAGAGAAATAACTtttacttattaattgaattaaagaaataataaattaatggcaatgaaagtggacgaaaaaaacaagttgccgcaggtggagaatgatcccacgtctttgcattatgtgtgcaatgctctaccaattgagctaccatggcgcgGTTTCCCCATTAActatcttgggtatttatgtgctacTACAAAacctaaccttgggagtgttagccagcgccaccactcacagaccttggcggcggatgtggaacatcctttctgccgcaggcgtcactagtacgtgatctttctgggtgaaggcaactgttAAATAAACttgcacatgctacctgaaggcattaatgttgccggattcgagaacACAGTTTTGCCAAGGCCTCGCTTGTTAACTTCGTGACATTTTTCCGGTGGTGGTGCGGACAATACGTTCAACAAAAGTTTACTTACACATTTGCAAGTTAATGAATGACAAGTTGTTCTGTAAAACGATGCAACATTCGTAGAGCCCAAATACATGAACTTTACAGAAAATTTTCGACATTATAGTTATGAATCTAACAAACTTCTGTGTGGATAGTGAGCACATTATACAGGTTTTTCACATCTGCAAATTATCTCAGGAAATTTAGAGTGAGCGGGAATTATGCTGCAGCTTTAATACTGTGACACAACCTGATGGGTACATAGGCAACCAGCCGAGTTACCCAGGCATGGCACTACTCACGGGAAGCTGGACACATTTCTCACACTTGCAAATCTTGAACCTACTCGAAAGTATTTACCTCCATCGGCATAAACCCCCTGGAAATCTTCATTCTCACGCACTATTTACGGAACGCAAAGGCTTTGCGACACATTACCAAGCACTCTTAACGCATATGAGCAGCAAGACTTTGAAATCAATACACTAAACCCCACCAATGTAGTTAGCTTGTTTTTGTAACTGCGCATTCCTTAAATTGTATTGCTTTGTATCATTGTTTTCACTAAGCAAAGAAGTTCGATGTCAATTTGTCGTCTCTTGCTTTATTATGTGCAAAAATTATCCTATATGTACTATTTCTCGTACTGGTGTATAATAACTATTTGCTTTCGCTTGTGTATTTACCCTGGCACTTTAATTATTCACTTATTGCTTGTATAATTCTCTTTTTGCTGTATATTTACCCTGTCATTGCTCCTACAGGGTGGAcggtgcttagtcaagctgcagtacCCACAGCTTTTTCGCCGTTTCCCCTTTTTCACAGATGTTTTTGCTTGGTGGaaataaaacactgactgactgactgacttaaaAGGGTTAAACTTCCCTTAGAAAATTAAACTCAATCGTACTTGTGCTGCCCCATGGATTGTGTGATGCCATCTACCAGAAGCATGTCAAGTCACCGAGACAAAAACAGCTCAACCCTGGCATTGCTAGAGAATAAGTATCATCAATGAGCAGAGCTCGCCCTGGGGTGTTTTTGCTAGAGACATGTAAATGAACTCAACTCGTttgacggcatgaaagaggttaAGCATGCTCTTATTTAAGGTGTGCATTGCCTAAGAGGAAAAGTAATTGATCACTTTCTTGAGCAGGGCAGTTTTCATAGGTGCAtgtattttttttccctctcattCATAGACAGCCTCCACAATCTGCCAACTTGAGGCTGAATACGAGAAGCAAAATAGCACATAAcaaaaagaattatgcagatcccacataCGGTTGGAATCGAAGTTATGCAAAGCATTTTGGAGGTAGCTAGCTATGACATCGACTCTACGGTGGCACGCCTCAACCGGCTCTTTGACTCTCTCAATGACTATGAGCAGGCACTCATTGTGGAGCTCAGACATACTGGGGATCAGAAAGAATGTGGGCTTGCCTAGCTGCTCGATGATTGTGAACATGTTCCCTTTCTGGGTGCCAAGTAGTACCCCAGTAGTACACCATCCTCGAGCTGCTCAAGTAAACTTCTGAGCAACACAATGTCTGAGCCGACGCATTTCTTGACGAAGCTGCGGTCTTCCGGGGAGCTTCTTTGTGAGCATCAGGAGCTTGTTGGCGTGCACGGGTGGGTCACTTGCTTTGTGTCACTGTTCGCAAAGAGGCGACTACCATCCGGTGTACCGTAGCCAACACTGCCCGATCTTCAAACACATGCCATCTGGCTTGGCGCATGAGAATCATAGGTGTGAATCAGTTGATGGAGCTCAAATGACGAAGACGCCACGACGACGCTGGCACCGCGAACGTGAGCATACACCCATCAGCTCAAGTTTGTAGGCACCACCAGCCACACCGGCGTAGAAGgctagatagataggtagattgacacacacacagagactgAAGTTCGCAAGAAATGCTCCACATTAATAAGGGCTTAGTTCAATTTTATTTATGGCCTGTGCATGTACTGTGACCAGACACTGCACTAGACACTCATGAACATTCTTACACCCTATAGTGGTTCACAATCGCTCGGGATTACCTGCAGACAAGTGCTCACAGGTGGCgagatcagttttttttttttttggcaaaagTAAGAACACTTAGTTTAAGTACAAAAGTGGAGAATTACCACATGAACCTCTGAAGGGCCGGGTCACCTGTCCACGCGAACGTACGGTTTAGAAACAGCCACATCACGACAACATTTAGCAAAATATTGGCAAAAAGTTCCAGAAGCACTTGCCAATACTTGACATCTTTTAACTGCAGCCGAAAGAACAGATACGGTACAACAAAGTAACGAAACTCCAGCAATTTCTGGGGCACTGTAGCGGCGACGACGCACAAGAAGAACAGAAGTTGCCATAGCGGTTTTTTATGTTGCAGCCGGTGTAACATGGCGTAGCCTGCGTAGATGTAACACGGCACAAGACAGCATCGGACAAGCTCGCTCCTGCCTAACAGCCGCCTCCAAATGTAAAAGGGAAAGTGCCTGTTGTCAGCAAGGAGATAAGGGTGAACGTAGGTAAAATTTTGCACAGAGAGAACGCAAGCTAAAGTAACAGCGGCGTACAAGAATGGCCTCCGGAGAACACTTTGGCAGAAGCCTCTCAAAATGCTGGGGAGCACCAAATGAGGTGCAGCGTGGAACAGCGTGAAAAGTGCGAAGTAACCGAGCTGCGGAAAATGCGCGCACGCCTGATGCGAAGATTTGTCGCCCAGAACGATGCTGCCGTTGAGAAGCACGAACGCCACAAAGGACAGCCCGACAACAACGTAACCCAAGCACTCGTTCAACACGCGCATCACAAAGTGAGAAAACAGCCGCGCTTGTTTCATTGGCTCAGCGGCGATTCTAGCGACAGCGCTCGAAAAACCTTCTAATTTGTTGTCGCTCGCAGAAATTGTACTTTCGGCGATTTCCAAGGTTTTGCAGGCGGCGACCATGAATACCCAAACTACGGAGGTTTGTCGATAGAGCACAGCTACGGCTCCGAAGCACGCAGCGAGGTGGTGACGGTCGAATAGGGAGTACAGGTACATGAGCTGCAGGAAGAATACTGATCCCGGGTCGGTGTAGTAGAGAAATGTGAAGAAATGTAGCACCGGCAGCAGAGACATCGCGGAGCTCGACACGACGAGCTTCGTGCGGGCTTTGCTTCCGGCGGCACCCGCGAGCTTGATCGAGATCAACGACAAAACGTAGAAGTTTCCAAGTGTCAAAACGATGTTGCAGCAGCGCAACACAAACAGCGTGCACACTTCAGAGTTCATAACCAGCCCGAAGGGAAGCAGGAACAGCACCGATGTCAGGTAGAGTCCCGGAGGTGTAGTGATCATCGGATCCCAGTGAGACACGTTGAAAGCGCAATAATTCTGCGCTTGCGGAACGTGAAAGATTTCGTCCATATAAGGCGTCGGTTGAACATGATGCACTGTGAGAGAGACTAGCACTGACGAAGACAACACCGCACTTAAAAGTGCAGCGAAAACGACGAGATGCATGACTTTGTGAATGCTTTCCACCGCTTTTTCACCAACAGAAAGAAGTTTGTAAACAACGCCACGGCAACATCCATGTGGCAACACCGGCAACACCACACGTaccggatggatgaatggatggcggctataccagCTATACTCtttgtatggatggatggatggatgttatgagcgtcccctttggaacggggcggtgggttgcgccaccaagctcttgctactatgctgcctaatatcctacctaggttaaccattgaaaaaggaaaagaaaaaaaacactacgaactaccacgtccaaatctgctgatcccctattgcgaactgtgtttttgtacgtctccgtctaacaggcggcggctggcgccacctagccttttgctccccctcctatttattattattatttctttttcctttctttatatcttCTCTTTCTTAACCTAGTTTTTACTCCTCTTTTCCCCCCCATATACCTATCTAAAACAGTACAGGAAAGATTATAtccccgatttatggtattatctatcccttgacttcctccaccaatcctctagcctcctcttcgttactgccactcttttctcgtctatttgccctcgttccccgggaaaacctaatgccccttccatatctgccactgttccctctgccagggtcgggtGAAGGTCTGAGCATCGCAGCACtatatgctcagtggtctccatttcggctccgcaagctgtgcaccgaaCGTCCACGTCTTcgaatttagccctgtatgttttcgttctcaaaacccccgtcctagcctcgaataatagtgagctgccccgcgagttatcaaataagagctctctcttaatctcctgttttcgtgacctatacattgatagcgctggctttccgagcattctttcttcccacatttttctttccatctccttcacctcctttcccacactagaaccacgttggaccccctccctcggctgtaggtatctattcctcagcttcctcgttctaagtgtccactttgtgttcaaacttttcatgtacagatatttgtacacttttcctgcccacctttctTCCTCCAGTGTtgagagtctctgttcaaattttagtttacttattgcctctctaccttcgaatgacgtcaatcccatgtccccctgcacccCCTCAAttggggtgttcccgtgtgctcctaaggccaacctgcctacacttctctgtctcgtttccatgcatgcctgaacttccgatttcatgcacagtactgaatttccgaatgtgaggcctggtaccataacccctttccacacgcccctaaccacctcgtacctattatagttccaaagtgccttgtgtttcattacagctgagttccttttcacCCTTTCTATCatagttttttcctgttcttccaagtactttttgccctcgtttagccatatgcc
Encoded here:
- the Alg10 gene encoding dol-P-Glc:Glc(2)Man(9)GlcNAc(2)-PP-Dol alpha-1,2-glucosyltransferase encodes the protein MHLVVFAALLSAVLSSSVLVSLTVHHVQPTPYMDEIFHVPQAQNYCAFNVSHWDPMITTPPGLYLTSVLFLLPFGLVMNSEVCTLFVLRCCNIVLTLGNFYVLSLISIKLAGAAGSKARTKLVVSSSAMSLLPVLHFFTFLYYTDPGSVFFLQLMYLYSLFDRHHLAACFGAVAVLYRQTSVVWVFMVAACKTLEIAESTISASDNKLEGFSSAVARIAAEPMKQARLFSHFVMRVLNECLGYVVVGLSFVAFVLLNGSIVLGDKSSHQACAHFPQLGYFALFTLFHAAPHLVLPSILRGFCQSVLRRPFLYAAVTLACVLSVQNFTYVHPYLLADNRHFPFYIWRRLLGRSELVRCCLVPCYIYAGYAMLHRLQHKKPLWQLLFFLCVVAATVPQKLLEFRYFVVPYLFFRLQLKDVKYWQVLLELFANILLNVVVMWLFLNRTFAWTGDPALQRFMW